One genomic window of Desulfovibrio aminophilus includes the following:
- a CDS encoding MBL fold metallo-hydrolase, which produces MRVRLTYIFHNCFLLDIGGRTLLFDCPESKYLKRRASEALSLALEGRKVTAFASHSHDDHFRRDLAAACAGAASADFVISDDVAEMYPAAVPPGALVVEPDETYSFSGLVIETLMSNDLGVAYLVEVGGARIYFGGDLAAWVWETASEAEQAFTAEFFTKAVERIARRPVDIAFTNVDRRLANLAGGPEFANTVRPTVLVPMHAFGRTAWLKDVRPLLAAGGSDVFLYDKPGQVLELDLEPAGNPS; this is translated from the coding sequence ATGCGCGTCAGGCTCACGTACATCTTCCATAATTGTTTTCTTCTGGACATCGGCGGCCGGACCCTCCTTTTCGATTGCCCGGAGAGCAAATACCTCAAGCGCCGGGCCTCGGAGGCTCTGTCGCTGGCGCTGGAGGGCCGCAAGGTGACGGCCTTCGCCTCCCACAGCCACGACGACCATTTCCGCCGGGACCTGGCCGCGGCCTGCGCCGGGGCGGCCTCGGCCGACTTCGTGATCTCCGACGACGTGGCCGAGATGTATCCGGCGGCCGTGCCCCCGGGCGCGCTGGTGGTGGAGCCGGACGAGACGTATTCCTTTTCGGGGCTGGTCATCGAGACGCTCATGTCCAACGACCTGGGCGTGGCCTATCTCGTGGAGGTGGGCGGGGCGCGGATCTACTTCGGCGGCGACTTGGCGGCCTGGGTCTGGGAGACGGCCTCCGAGGCCGAGCAGGCCTTCACCGCGGAGTTCTTCACCAAGGCGGTGGAGCGTATCGCCCGGCGGCCCGTGGACATCGCCTTCACCAACGTGGACCGGCGGCTGGCCAATCTCGCCGGAGGCCCCGAGTTCGCGAACACGGTGCGGCCCACGGTGCTGGTGCCCATGCACGCCTTCGGCCGCACGGCCTGGCTCAAGGACGTCCGGCCGCTGCTGGCTGCCGGAGGATCGGACGTGTTCCTGTACGACAAGCCGGGCCAGGTTCTGGAGCTGGACCTGGAGCCGGCTGGAAATCCCTCATAA
- a CDS encoding DUF2157 domain-containing protein yields the protein MRLTRKDLDLAVDQGVLDASRAEGLWEFLLQRNAQRPQFDLQHLLYYFGALLVMGAMGWFMNESWERFGGLGLLLIALAYAGAFASVGWWLWTKAGYRAPGGLLVTLAVWMTPLAIYGLEVLTGIWPQDVPGAFAKYHVLVRGGWLLMEAGTVLAGLLALRFFRFPFLTFPVAFALWYMSMDLTPLLLGREDFSWDERKLVSVCFGLVVLAATYVVDRRTREDFAFWGYLFGLMAFWGGLSVMESHSELGKLAYCGVNVGLLLVSILVQRRVFLVFGSLGVAGYLGHLAWDVFKDSLAFPFVLSLIGLLAIAAGVQYRRHGAALERAVLAMLPDRLRRGLPQYRRGSGD from the coding sequence ATGCGGCTGACGCGCAAGGACCTGGATCTGGCCGTGGACCAGGGCGTTCTCGACGCCTCGCGGGCCGAGGGCCTGTGGGAGTTTCTGCTCCAGCGGAACGCCCAGCGGCCCCAGTTCGACCTCCAGCACCTGCTCTACTATTTCGGGGCCCTGCTCGTCATGGGCGCCATGGGCTGGTTCATGAACGAGAGCTGGGAGCGGTTCGGCGGGCTCGGCCTGCTGCTCATCGCCCTGGCCTACGCCGGGGCCTTCGCCTCCGTGGGCTGGTGGCTCTGGACCAAGGCCGGGTACCGGGCGCCAGGCGGGCTGCTCGTCACCCTGGCCGTGTGGATGACGCCGCTGGCGATCTACGGCCTGGAAGTGCTCACCGGCATCTGGCCCCAGGATGTTCCGGGCGCGTTCGCCAAATACCACGTCCTGGTGCGCGGCGGCTGGCTGCTCATGGAAGCCGGAACCGTGCTGGCCGGGCTTCTGGCCCTGCGCTTCTTCCGTTTCCCCTTTCTCACCTTCCCCGTGGCCTTCGCGCTCTGGTACATGTCCATGGACCTGACCCCGCTCCTGCTGGGTCGGGAGGACTTCTCCTGGGACGAGCGCAAGCTCGTCTCGGTCTGCTTCGGCCTGGTCGTCCTGGCCGCGACCTACGTGGTGGACCGCCGGACGCGGGAGGATTTCGCCTTCTGGGGCTATCTTTTCGGCTTGATGGCCTTCTGGGGCGGACTGAGCGTCATGGAGAGCCACAGTGAACTCGGCAAGCTCGCGTACTGCGGCGTCAACGTGGGCCTGCTCCTCGTCTCCATCCTCGTGCAGCGGCGGGTGTTCCTGGTCTTCGGCTCCCTGGGCGTGGCCGGGTACCTCGGGCACCTGGCCTGGGACGTGTTCAAGGATTCCCTGGCCTTCCCCTTCGTCCTGAGTCTCATCGGCCTGCTCGCCATCGCCGCCGGGGTCCAGTACCGCCGCCACGGCGCGGCCCTGGAACGGGCGGTGCTGGCGATGCTGCCGGACCGGCTCCGTCGCGGCTTGCCGCAGTACCGGCGCGGTTCCGGGGACTGA
- a CDS encoding class IV adenylate cyclase encodes MARNIEIKARVADIASVEPLAAALADQGPFEIDQDDTFFACPNGRLKLRVLAENDGQLIFYRRADSAGPKESFYVISATSEPDTLRETLALAYGPAGRVRKRRTLYLAGRTRIHLDRVEGLGEFLELEVVLAEGEALETGLAEAHGLMARLGVEPGQLLEGAYVDLLAGEKNG; translated from the coding sequence GTGGCCCGCAATATCGAGATCAAGGCCCGCGTCGCGGACATCGCCTCGGTCGAACCCCTGGCGGCCGCCCTGGCGGACCAGGGCCCGTTCGAGATCGACCAGGACGACACCTTCTTCGCCTGCCCCAACGGTCGGCTCAAGCTGCGCGTGCTGGCGGAAAACGACGGACAGCTCATCTTCTACCGCCGGGCCGACAGCGCCGGGCCCAAGGAATCCTTCTACGTCATCAGCGCCACCAGCGAACCGGACACGCTGCGCGAAACCCTGGCCCTGGCCTATGGGCCGGCGGGCCGGGTGCGCAAGCGCCGCACCCTGTACCTGGCCGGGCGCACCCGCATCCACCTGGACCGGGTGGAGGGGTTGGGGGAGTTCCTGGAGCTGGAGGTGGTCCTGGCCGAGGGCGAGGCCCTGGAGACGGGACTGGCCGAAGCCCACGGCCTCATGGCCCGGCTCGGCGTGGAGCCCGGGCAGCTGCTGGAAGGGGCCTACGTGGACCTGCTGGCGGGGGAAAAGAACGGCTAG
- the ftsY gene encoding signal recognition particle-docking protein FtsY — MGFFSKLKTLWGGAAPAETAPAPETAQAAPAPAPQERPAPTPAAPEGEWRDALTLALRQSEPRLSVWLGHVLSGVAEAGPLLRERLLFLFQALDAPDAEAESFVADFESWLAAMGYRGVDEFRSELQYRLALALDLEDEEDERDRLFLKLSEGLAKTREQITKRIDTLLAGNRAIDESFWEEFEEILIMADVGFEAASKLMESLRARVRKAGIREAEGFRDLLKEELADIFKTPKRIQAVNPPEVVMMVGVNGVGKTTTIAKLAHRARMQGRKVLIAAGDTFRAAAIEQLEIWATRVGAGFFAKQAGADPAAVAFEAMDKAVAEGYDLLLLDTAGRLHTKANLMEELKKIKRVLDKKHPGAPHRSILVIDATTGQNALSQTKLFHEAVGVDEIVLTKLDGTAKGGVVVAVTLQFRIPITFVGLGEKMEDLRPFNGEDFAKALLC; from the coding sequence ATGGGATTCTTCTCCAAGCTGAAGACGCTCTGGGGCGGCGCGGCCCCCGCCGAAACCGCCCCCGCTCCCGAAACCGCCCAGGCGGCCCCCGCCCCGGCCCCGCAGGAGCGCCCCGCTCCCACCCCGGCCGCGCCGGAAGGCGAATGGCGGGACGCCCTGACCTTGGCCCTGCGCCAGTCCGAGCCCCGGCTCTCCGTCTGGCTCGGCCACGTGCTCTCCGGCGTCGCCGAGGCCGGGCCGCTCCTGCGCGAACGCCTGCTCTTCCTGTTCCAGGCCCTGGACGCCCCCGATGCCGAGGCCGAGTCCTTCGTGGCCGACTTCGAGTCCTGGCTCGCGGCCATGGGCTATCGCGGGGTGGACGAATTCCGCTCCGAACTGCAGTACCGGCTGGCCCTGGCCCTGGACCTGGAGGACGAGGAGGACGAGCGCGACAGGCTCTTCCTCAAGCTCTCCGAGGGCCTGGCCAAGACCCGCGAGCAGATCACCAAGCGCATCGACACCCTGCTGGCCGGAAACCGGGCCATCGACGAATCCTTCTGGGAGGAGTTCGAGGAAATCCTGATCATGGCCGACGTGGGCTTCGAGGCCGCCTCCAAGCTCATGGAGAGCCTGCGCGCCCGGGTGCGCAAGGCCGGAATCCGCGAGGCCGAGGGCTTCCGCGACCTGCTCAAGGAGGAGCTGGCCGACATCTTCAAGACGCCCAAGCGCATCCAGGCCGTGAACCCGCCCGAGGTGGTCATGATGGTCGGGGTCAACGGCGTGGGCAAGACCACGACCATCGCCAAGCTGGCCCACCGCGCGCGCATGCAGGGCCGCAAGGTGCTCATCGCCGCCGGCGACACCTTCCGGGCCGCGGCCATCGAGCAGCTGGAGATCTGGGCCACGCGGGTTGGCGCGGGCTTCTTCGCCAAGCAGGCCGGGGCCGATCCGGCGGCCGTGGCCTTCGAGGCCATGGACAAGGCCGTGGCCGAGGGCTACGACCTGCTCCTCCTGGACACGGCCGGACGCCTGCACACCAAGGCCAACCTCATGGAAGAGCTGAAAAAAATCAAACGGGTGCTGGACAAGAAACACCCCGGCGCGCCGCACCGCAGCATCCTGGTCATCGACGCCACCACGGGCCAGAACGCCCTGTCCCAGACCAAGCTCTTCCACGAGGCCGTGGGCGTGGACGAAATCGTGCTGACCAAGCTGGACGGCACGGCCAAGGGCGGAGTCGTGGTGGCCGTGACCCTGCAGTTCCGCATTCCCATCACCTTCGTGGGCCTGGGCGAAAAGATGGAGGACCTGCGGCCGTTCAACGGCGAGGACTTCGCCAAGGCCCTGCTCTGCTGA
- a CDS encoding bifunctional 2-polyprenyl-6-hydroxyphenol methylase/3-demethylubiquinol 3-O-methyltransferase UbiG, producing MPAVEEHYSRHLAAFYDWLCGGFEAAVERNRGLLRRFVPPAGPGASALDLGAGSGHQSIPLAESGYAVTAVDSCAELLAVLEEKMGDLPIQAVRADILAHLEREAGTFDLILCMGDTLTHLPDQDAAHALLARSARLLKPGGVLLLSFRDYASSTPEGLSRFIPVRADDTRVATCFLEYGTTHVQVHDLLHTRQEDGQWAFSAGVYPKCRLAPEAVRAALTGLGLRDIGMESERGMVFLRAEKA from the coding sequence ATGCCCGCGGTCGAGGAACACTACTCCCGGCATCTGGCCGCCTTCTACGACTGGCTTTGCGGCGGCTTCGAGGCGGCCGTGGAGCGCAACCGGGGCCTGCTGCGCCGGTTCGTCCCGCCCGCCGGACCCGGGGCCTCGGCCCTGGACCTGGGCGCGGGCTCGGGCCACCAGTCCATCCCCCTGGCCGAGTCCGGCTACGCCGTGACCGCCGTGGACTCCTGCGCGGAGCTGCTGGCCGTGCTGGAGGAGAAAATGGGAGACCTGCCCATCCAGGCCGTGCGCGCGGACATCCTGGCGCACCTGGAGCGGGAGGCCGGGACCTTCGACCTGATCCTCTGCATGGGCGACACGCTCACGCACCTGCCGGACCAGGACGCCGCACACGCCCTGCTGGCCCGGTCCGCGCGCCTGCTCAAGCCCGGCGGCGTCCTGCTCCTGTCCTTCCGGGACTACGCCTCGTCCACGCCGGAAGGCCTCTCGCGCTTCATTCCGGTGCGCGCCGACGACACCCGCGTGGCCACCTGCTTCCTGGAGTACGGGACGACCCACGTGCAGGTGCACGACCTCCTGCACACCCGCCAAGAAGACGGCCAGTGGGCCTTTTCCGCCGGCGTCTATCCCAAGTGCCGCCTCGCGCCGGAGGCCGTGCGCGCCGCCCTGACCGGGCTCGGACTCCGGGACATCGGGATGGAGAGCGAGCGCGGCATGGTCTTCCTGCGCGCCGAAAAGGCCTAG